The sequence TCGTTGATTAATTCATTATTGGTATTTTTAATGTAGCCGATTTAATCGGTTCATTTCTTTTTTTAATGCATTGGATATTCAGGTATTTTCATTGATGAATCTGATTATTGCATCTGCAGTCTGGTTCTGCTGGCTTTCAGGAGTGATGTTTGCTGGATTGTCTCCGGATTGGACTCCATAATATCCGAACTGGGCATGGTTTCCCCCATTGATTATTATTTCTGTGAAATTGTTTTTCACAAGTGCTTTGGCCTGATTATAGCTTGTCAAATTGATGACTCCATCATTTGTGCCTCTAATTGACAGTACTGGTACATGTATTTCCTTTGGCAGGTGGGATGAGAGATATATCAGGCCGCTTATGTTGTTTGATGTGCTGTTTACATATGATCCGGCCATTGCGCCACCTAATGAGTGGCCTGCCATGAAATAATGTTGGTAGCTTGAATTCTTGATAATATCATCGGCGCTGTTTGTTCCAAAGAATGCCAGATTGAATGGCATCTCGACAAGATAGCAGTCAATTCCCTTGCTGGCAAGATTCGT comes from uncultured Methanobrevibacter sp. and encodes:
- a CDS encoding alpha/beta hydrolase, whose amino-acid sequence is MNKIIKIGIILFLIVFVGGFFVYAQFYYHAEKTATDYLNGTDDVNVSKISKGLFLDGYGNNTTIIFYPGAKVEYTSYLPLFTNLASKGIDCYLVEMPFNLAFFGTNSADDIIKNSSYQHYFMAGHSLGGAMAGSYVNSTSNNISGLIYLSSHLPKEIHVPVLSIRGTNDGVINLTSYNQAKALVKNNFTEIIINGGNHAQFGYYGVQSGDNPANITPESQQNQTADAIIRFINENT